From the genome of Solanum dulcamara chromosome 12, daSolDulc1.2, whole genome shotgun sequence:
ACCAAAGAGTGTGGGTATTGCTTTTGTTCCACCTAGCCACAAGAATATCATGAATAGTATCAAAAAAGTTTGATTGACCGAAAATGAGATCTTTCCCCTCATGCTCAAAGATTACTTTCTTGACCTTCTCAATCATTGAGTCCCACATATCATAGATGAGATGTTATTTTGGACCATCAATACCGGCACTTCTAAGCATATCAACAATTGGTTCCGTAAATTTAAAAAAGTAGTCAATACTATCCCACTTTTCATCATTCATTATAAGGGATTTTATTTCACGAGTTTTGGCTTCAATTCCCTTATCCCCCTTATAATTCTTCCATTCATCATCCATGACCATTTTCTCTAAAGACGATTTCACTTTGCGACTCGGGTGGTCATAATAATGTGTGAAGCAAATCTTGTTTCACCAACTTTCAATAAGCACAAATCCTAATGTTTTTGAAAAAGTGCATGTGCCAAGTCATGATTACAACAAAGTTCTTCAAATTACTCACTTCACTAAGTAATTCTAAAATCCATTTGCAATTATTAAAGTGAGGTGATTTATCTGAAGGTTGGCACATACTTTTCAAAACTAGATTCAAACAATGAACAACACAAGGAGTCTAAAATATATGAGGAAATTTTTGCTCCACCAAAGTACTGGCAAGTTTCGTATTACTTGCATTATCCGTAATAACTTGAACAACATTGTTTGAACATATATTTTCTATTGCTTCAATAAACAAGTTAGCAATATATTCTCCATCCTTTACTATCCCAATAGAATTGATTGGATTTAAAAACATTGGACCTCCACTAGATGATGCCATTATATTGATCAAAGGTTGTCTTTTAGTGTCGGACCATCTATCCGAACAAATCGACAATCCTTTCTTTTTCCATGTATCTTTAATAGGTTGCAACTTTCTATCAATGTGTGTCTTTTCTTGAGCCAAAAGAGTTGTTCTCAACCTATTATATGATGGGGAAGATCACCGGGAATAGAATTTTCAGCtagaaactttgaatatttttttaaatagggAGAGTTTGCAAAATTGAACGATAGATCTGATGCATAGAACATTCTAGCTGCTGATTTATCAGCTGTGTTTCTCTCATAGATGCCGAAGGATTTCCCTATAGCTCCACTCTCCgaactctttctttttttgttgttggaGTAAATCAGTACCCTCCGGAAGTGATACATAATCAGCTTTCTTTCTTGCATCGACATGAATGGATGATTTTTTCTGTTCAGCTTGTTCATGCTCCAACTTCAAAGCCACAAATATATCAGCATGAATTTCTTTACATATGTGAACTCCATGACCAGATAATCTCAAGAGATGTGCTTTTACTATATTATATGATCTAGTAACTATTTTATTGCAATAGTTACATGACCATGTTCTATTTCCACTATCATTAGGAGCAATCGAAATAACTTTGACATGATGCCATAATGGTTTATCATCAAAATCTACTCCTACACTTTTTATTGGTCTCATAAGATCCTTTCCCTTTGGACTATTAGATGCATTAGCCATTTTGTTGTATAAAgaatgatggatttttttttGCTAAGAAGCTTTTTAGCTATGGCAGAGAGAAcatgaaaggaaaagaaaataatttgagaaaagcCATTGAGTTTAGCCGTTTAGGagtccgtttggatgagcttaaaaaaagtaatttttatgtatgaagtgcttttagaactttgaagtgctgaaagttatttttataaataagcagttgagtgtttggataaaagtgcttatgatgtgaattttaggattaaaagaataaaaaaggatagtttgagaatttagttaaaatataagggatataaaagtaattttcatggtcaaagaaaatgactttaagcactttggaaaaaaaaaattaggaatcctaacttttcatttttttactgactttaagaactttatggcttaaaatcagcattagacaaacatgtccaaaagctaaaaaggggctttaagatgtttttgaccaacttaaagctaATCCAAACGAGCTCCAGGAGGGAAAAGTTGTAAAAGTTGGTGGGAATGAAATGACTTCTCTGCTAAAGGGTCATTTTGATGttacttagagcccgtttggatgggcttaaaaaaataacttttatgtatgaagtgcttttagaactttaaagtgctgaaagttatttttataaataagcagttgggtgcttggataaaagtgcttaaatgaggaaaatgatgtgaattttagggttaaaagaataaaaaaagtagtttggaaatttagttaaaatataaggaatataaaaataattttcatggtcaaagaaaatgactttaagcacttagaaaaaaagttaggaatcctaacttttcatttttgactgactttaagaactttatggttTAAAGTTAgtattaggcaaacacgttcaaaagctaaaaagggcttgtattttactatatttttattttaatttgaattttttttagttctcatagaaataaaattgttttatccattttaatttatgtgatatttttttaatttggaataattttttaaaaaaaaataaagactttATATCTTGTTATTAATAAATTAGTTGGATAACAAGGTATGATTTCTAATAAAATAGTATATGTATTTTGTTATGAGTTAAATTTGCTTGGTAAAGTCAATAATTAATTCCTATATAACGTATACTTACATTTTTAGAATTTCGATATTTCAAAACTTGTATTGTTAGGAAGAATCAAAAGATCTAGCAAGACGGGATCCTTAAAGCACTTATATTGACAGAAAGAATTACGTGATCTAGCAAGACAAGATCCTTAATATAATAGTGTGTCTATTGTTATTAGTTAAATTAATTGGATAAACCAATCATACTTACATTTTTAGAATTTCGattgttcaaaatttatattgataGAAAGAATCAACAGATCTAGATCTAGCAAAACGAGATCCTTAAAGCATTTGTATTGACAGAAAGAATTAAGTGATCTAGTAAGACAGAATGTGTCTATTGTTATTAGTTAAATTAGACAGATAAGTCTctttgtgtgtgtatatattgttattaattaaattagtcGGATAAACTATCATACttatattttcaagtatttcGATAGGTCAAAGGCTGTATTGATAGGAAGAGACAAATGATTTAACAAGATGGAATCCTTAATATAATAAtgtatttatctttttattgtCAGATAAAGCCAATTGTTATTTCCTATCAAATACATAATTACATCTCAAGTATTTCGATAGTTCAAAGCTTATATTGATAAGAGGAATCAAATCATCCAATAAGAAGCGATCTTTAGCTTTTCTACAATTTAGTGACTAAGTCATAATTTCCTTCCATTGGTGATTTCATATTAATCACATGCTTAATTTAATTTGAgaatttaaagtttaattaaCATCAAAGTTACGTGATACAACTTATAAATTGGTTGATGTTTTTTACTCCTTGTTTCCTaaattttatagtatttttttttcgatattcaaatttctaagttttgtattatatatttaaatataagttttttattttttgaaactaaaatttacctattttattatcacataaaagaaatattttaagttataatAATGTTATAATTAAGACTATTTAAAAGAAATACGAAAAGATTACAATCAAAgaatatgaaatttaataaaaGGGTTAATTATTGACTAACTATCAAAAATTAACATGctactaattaattttaaatcataattcattttataagaaaaaaaagttataatTAGCACAATCTAAATATTGAGTAatacactttttaataaataattattgattttagcgatactttttatttcttatcatttatagcaatatatagcaatattatgatatatctactatgtattagaagtgaattatgcatgcaatataaatgcaTTATAagtgtttaaaatatattatacttgtttggtaagaaattgacacaatgtattataagtgtattaaagtatgtaatgaatatattattcatgaataaaacttatattatatgagttttataaattattttcgctaatatgtattaaaattgtattataagggttcaataaaaaaaaatcattattgctataaatggtaaatatttttttaatgtaataCATTTATGCAAAtttcccaattatttttttaattcaagcAAGATCCAACTCCACTtattataaaacaaaataaCCAAAGGAAAATTATCCCTGCAATTAATATGCTTTGAAAGTTTAAACAAATTTTGAAGAtccaaaaacttttttttaagaGACTAATTAATATGAGcaaagggtaaaatagtaaagttAAACAatctattaataattttttaattaccgtataaaatataaaatgcCCATCTAATATGGGATAGAAGGAGTACAAATATAAAAGATTTTATTACATATATAGTAGTTTTAGTAAAAAATTTaaacagttgttagtaatacgaaaaaacataaaaatcgtgactaattaaatatttttctctttcttctttatttgcCATCATTCCCAAATCTTCATTAGCCACTAAATTCGAAAATTTCGTAAAGAACTATTCCTTTTATTTTAGTATGACttcttatatttatataaaatcaaTATTCATAATCTTATTACATATGATTTTTTATACGTAATACATGAATAGTATAATTTCTTATATtatctaaaatatattatgtattttatgctataaatataatttagataaaagaaattattattttattatggtATATATTTATGGAATAAATATTCAAGGTATAAATTTATATGTAAAGTATTATTTTGtaggatttttttttacaacttttattttaaatatatgcaaggtatactttttttatatcttaaatatataccatatattttataatataaatatacttTTATGAAAAAAGTCATGATTATTCTTATAGTATTGGTATAAATTTATGGGATAAATATTCATGGTACAAATTATTCTATtgaaagtattatttttttgtaaagtaAAAATgtttattatatgaatatatatgtagtATATGTatggtataattttttatatcaaaatatgtcatgtattttttttggtataaatataatttgtggcaaagtaAATTTATTGCTATATTAtgggatatttattcttcaaTATTGCTATATTGCTACAAAGCAGACTTGGGCACTTGGCCCAACACCAAGCCCAAAACAAAAGTTATCTTCACTATGTCTAGAAAAGGAATTAGGGCAGACCGCAGTCTCTCCAATCTCCATTGCTTTCCTCTGTTCTTTTCCAAAAGGAACCAAAACGATCTTCTCTGTTCGTTTCTTATCCCCAGAAATCTCTTTGCTTCAGCTCCTCTATATTCTTTTAGCGAAGTCCTTATGAAAAAGTGGAATGGAGAGATCTCGTAACTTACAAGTTCCTCGCTGATCGTTGGAGAAAATGTCAAGTTCGTCGTAGAATATGTCAAGGTCCCCCTCACAGCTGCATAAGGCAGAGTGTCAAGTTAACAAGAAACATTTTCTAAGATTTGCATCCAATATTATTTAAGTAGAACAGAATTGAAGAGGAACAAAAGCCTACCACAGTCTGGCCACACCAGTTGAGCAACCATCTCTGGCCGGTTTTACACATAAAGTGTCACAGTGAAGTTTTGACTTCAAGCCATGCCAGAGATCAGATAAGGAGAGAATGATCGACATCTCTGTTAGCTATTCTTTATGTAGTTCATTCGAGAAAATATGGTCGACTTCCGGCGGCCATTGAAATAGTTCAATTCTTCCCCAGCTTGACTCTGTCAAAGTATTCGGACAAAGTTGACCGAATCGGAGACGCACCCCGAGACGGGTTCGGCGGCAAAAACAAAGAGTCCGCGTAACATAGCCAAAAACCCAATATGAATTTATTGCTATTTTTTTATTACAGGGATGTCTAGTTCTGGAGAAGATTTTTCTCAATTTGGTATTTCTGTTGAGGAAAAAGACAAGCTTGTAGCAGAAGTGATTCGATATGTATTATTCAAGAGTGAACAGAGTTCAGGGTGTCCAATAAAGAGGGAGGAGCTAACTCAATTGATCACTGGCAAGAATTAT
Proteins encoded in this window:
- the LOC129875751 gene encoding uncharacterized protein LOC129875751, which gives rise to MANASNSPKGKDLMRPIKSVGVDFDDKPLWHHVKVISIAPNDSGNRTWSCNYCNKIVTRSYNIVKAHLLRLSGHGVHICKEIHADIFVALKLEHEQAEQKKSSIHVDARKKADYVSLPEGGDRFDIDGTTNGLSLIELSIDEPQIEGVVFEEEFEDLEEVEEDAEE